AGGAGAGACGAGGCCTGGAAGGTTATGGCGACTTCAAATGGAACAATGGTGACAGAGTTCATATTAATTGGATTTTCTGAATATCCCAGAGCTCAGGCTGTGTTCTTTTGGTTCCTCTTGGTGGTGTATCTCATTAGCTTTCTCGGCAATAGTCTCCTCATCATACTGAGTATTGCTGACCCACAGCTTCATACCCCCATGTATTTCTTCCTCTGTGTCCTCTCCTCCATAGACCTTCTCCTTACCAACAACGTACTTCCTGAGATCTTGGTCAACTGCTTCATTCACAGGCCTACCATTTCTTTGCACAGGTGCTTGTCCCAGATGTACATTGGTCTATTACTGGTTGTAACAGAATGCATTGTTCTGGCCATAATGGCATATGATCGTTTGGCAGCTATATGCCAGCCTTTGTACTACATGCAGATCATGAGCTGGAGGCTGTGCATTGGTTTAGTGGCTGCATCTCTGACCCTTTCCCTCCTGACAACCTTGATCAATGCGCTCCTGCAGCCTACTGACTTCTGTGGCCGGCACATCATCAACCATTTTGGATGTGAGCTGCAGTCTTTCCTCAAACTGGCTTGCTCCGACACACATACTAGTGAGCTCTTCATGCACATTTCCAGCGTCTTTATTCTAATACCACCCTTTGGCTTCATAGTTGTGACGTATGGGCGCATAGGCCTGGCTGTACTGCGCATCCGCTCAACACAGGGCCGCAGGAAAGCCTTGTCCACATGCAGCTCTCACCTTGCTGTGGTGACTATCTTTTATGGCACAATCATGATCATGTATTTGAGGCCACAAGGGAAATTTGTTTCTGAAAAGGACAAAGTTATATCTTTAATGTATGGGGCTCTGACTCCCATGCTCAATCCTCTGATTTACAGCTTGAGAAACAAGGATGTGAAGGGAGCATTTTGGAAGTTGGTTGGGGAAAAGATATCAACATAAATAAACATGTACCCCACACATTTGCTTATTGGTAGCAATTTCCTACAAgactaataggggtgtgcagagtgggtctgctcctccctgaaatttgcAGCAGCGCTCCAGTGAGGTGGTTCCCCACCCTGATTTTCAGGGTGGCTCTTTCTGCCCACACAGCCAGATTACTCAtgggaaaactgctccatttttggagaaccgcACTATtagcgtcaatgggaattaacaaaaatgtcatttttaaagataaaaagatgaatcTTGACACTCTGGTAGCTCTTAAGCAgggttttagccatgccaagtttaaagcaaatCCCTTCAACCCTTGAttttttggattattttttttttgcctttttgagaatatggaataaatataaacccaGGCTCTGTCAGAAAATACCACTGTGGTTATCAGCACAGGAGGCTCATCACAGAAGAGAAATGACAAGTCTTATCATGGGTACCCAAAGCTACCCTCTGGCTCCAGATAATGACTTTGCATTTATCCCAGATTATTGCCACAGGCATTCCTGCAACATTTTCTTTCTCGACTCCTGGATTTTGTAATAAAAATTcttttaatgggaaaataaatGAGGGAATTATTGGCATTAGCtattaaaaaaccaaccaaccaactatAAAAGAAGTAAGGCCCATCCATAAGCAAAATAGCAACATACCTAAAACTCCCAAAGAGAGTTCTTAATGCACTAATGTAAAATGTATAAATCTGATATGTCCATAACAATTGtgaattaaatattaatattcctCAATTAACAGTGGAACATCAATTATCACTAGCTGAATATTTGTCTTATGGCCCTCAAGATGGTTTGTTCCTCAAATCCCAAAAGCCCTCACCATTAGCTAGACTCattaggattgatgggagttgtagcctaacctatcaggagggccacaagttgcccacccctgctatacaatATGATAGGAATATAGTCAAATCATAAGCAGGGCGATCATAATATCTTGGGTGACAGAAAATCCCTGGTGCAGTTTCATTAATAATAATCCACAGGAAACATGGAACAAATgcagtcataggccttagctaaatgagggggtgaaagggcgacgatctcgtgattttatgatcgtgagattattgccctcgtttacatgcagCACGTGACAACTCGGCCGCCAATTTGTTTTAGCATTTAAAGTTGAAGGAGTGCACGAGTGGTCCTCTGCAAAacagttagtttttttaaaaaaataataatttccccgctcccccaccccacccccaatgggcacagagcaggagctctgtgccctgtgctcagctcccggctccttgtgaaggagctgggacaaaccgcgatgcctggccacacattccacagcctCGGGATCAGAAAAaatgggctagaagggtagggcaaaatccctgagaaatggagggatcacccctccctatCCCTGGGATCAGGGATCAGtactgtgcatcatctggacacacagggatgatcccagggcaatccctggaataagccctcatctagcctcATCACAATTACCAAAGATGACAAGTATCCAGATTTAGTTTCCTAATAAAGAACTACCTTTCACTTGAGTACTGATTACTAAATTTTCAATAGAATTCCAGCAGAACACTTAAATAGAactgtatataaatgttttaatcaagatGAAATCCATTTTTTGGACAAAGAGGATGAAAGATAGCatgcattatttttttacaatttctAAGGTATGCATTCAGCCATAATGGGGACATTTTACTGTTATTTTAGGTGCtgaatagtaggcatgtgctccgctccgattaggagctgagaagcagtagcgaattggcctgctccgccttacccagaggcggagtagaagcggaccgcggacccctagaagcaaggcaaagagaagcggccatttttcggagctcctatttcaggcggaacgctccgatcgccatcttgaaaacattttgcccataggattgcattgctggaaataatcgcggataactgggttgtttttgaagctatcgttctgaaaattcttgtgctcagagagtcgtggatgggggtcattttgagactactttcagctctctgcgtcatgtgggtcgcatgctagaattttttaaaaatcgggtaaacaaacggacagcgcgggtcaaacggcggttttcgcccataggattgcattgaggaaaagaattggggataactgggttgtttttgaagctatcgttctgaaaattcttgtgcacagagagtcgtggatgggggtcattttgagactactctcacctctttgcgtggtgcgggtcacgtgctaaaaaatttttaaaaatcggcgggaaaaatacctttttcaaagggctgaggggcagagtcagctcccggtcatgattatcccaaagttggaggaagggataggcaaaacgggtaacttgggattctgggaaacttctctttcttaatccgaacggacttttcccagtgttttttaacacagtagccccaccaaatgcacaaacacaacctgaaatcatatactaagccaataataagagatagaaacacagcactgctacccaccctaactttggggaacaactgaaaagatgtggtgcaaggggatgagctcccctagggcatctcattgtggacgtgcccccactctctcctgtactggaaggccatcagagccttccaaagagagtaacccggtggagcaatgcctatcatgagtcgaagtgagtgttctacttctcttagtggtggagcaatgcctattatgagttgaagtgagcgtttacttctcagagctgttggtgaagcaatggctttcatgagctgaactggcagctgcttccctctcccccgggcacgtccccctattactggtaaaagacagatatagccttttttttaaagttcttcttgttgtttattcagcaacactgctgcttttaattccacccctcctttgtttatttatttatttattccattttatatgcattactggcttatccttggctcacttccttatgcccccagaaatgccagctgcatgcctgcctgccttccctccctcctcccctgcccacctcgcagggatgttgtgtgtgtgtggctttgactcaggggagaagtccttcctacactcacttggagttttggaagttccaaattttgcaggtttaagccccgccaaaaaacaggggatgatgggactgccttgagtctcagcgtgcggcgtatgtatccttggataagctttcatggtggtgagtttgagggttttttttaacgtgcaaaattgacggagctatggaaaggggtgttggattttcataaattccccaaaaatcaggggatgatgggactgctttgaatgtgggcgtccatgtggacacatggataagctgtcatggtgccgagtttgaggtttctaacatgcaaattgacggagctatggaaaggggtgtgaatggggtgcccgattttcaaaaattccccaaaaatcaggggatgatgggattgccttgaaacttggtgtgtatgtggacacatggataagctttcatggtgctgagtttgagatttctaacatgcaaattgacagagctatggaaaggggtgtgaatggggtgcccgattttcaaaaattcctcaaaaatcaggagatgatgggattgccttgaaacttggcgtcaatgtggacacatggataagctttcatggtgccgagtttgaggtttctaacgtgcaaattgacggagctatcgaaaggggggttatgggtggtgcgttagaggttagagccgcaccaaaaatcaggggatgatgggattgccttgagtctgggcgtccatgtggacacatggataagctttcatggtgccaagtttgaggtttctaacatgcaaattgacggagctatcccaaggggtctgaatggggtgcccgattttcaaaaattccccaaaaatcaggggatgatgggattgccttgaaacttggcgtgtgtgtgtatacgtccatgaggtgtcatggtgccaaacatgaggtttctaacttgaacagaaaaaacgttgtataattttttagctttcaatgcaaccctatgggggggaaaacggagctccgatccagatccggagctccaagtggagcagagtggaagtgggcggagcgggggtggggtgaagcggcccgctccaaaaatcatggatctgcaagtgaagcggagcggggggtccgtgcacacccctactgaatagGCATTTGACAGTACTGAATGGCCATTTTCATTTAAAGGCTTGGAGTGCAATCCTACGGTTCCTGGGATGGCATCCCAGTGGTCATAGAATATTGCAGACTTCTCCTTCCATTGTGGTAGATGGTGGTCCATCCTGGATTGCCCTGGATTTTTCTACTTCTGTGGCTACTTTGCTACTAGTGTTCTTCTGGTGGTGAAGACAAAAAGGGAATATTGCAGTTGTATGCCAGGGACAGAACAAGGGTGTAATTTGGGGTATCTTTCCCCCTGTTAGAAGGGCATGTCAGGGACAGATTGGGGGTGTAGTTTTCTCCCTGTTCTCTAATCAAAACCCCTCTTTTTCCATAGACATGCTCCAGAACAGGGGGGAAACTACACCAACTCCTGAGcaggtgttgtgtgttttttactacCACTATAACCAATGGTGGGATAAACAAATCGGAAAACTGGTGCCAACAAAAGTGTGTTCTTTTTCCACCAAGGCTGGGCTTAGAAAGCGACAATTCTTCCACCAAGGATTGTCCCTCCCCTGATTgctctgtttaaattttaattttggcCCAATTCATAGATTGTGGATATGTACTATTTATTCAAATCCTTAGCTTTATACAATGGCTGAATGATATCTTCTGGGTTTAATCTAATTAAGGTTAGTAGACAGGgatggcatttaacagcatactctttgttttagaataggaAGCCCTGGCAATAAAATTAACAGTCAATGAGAAGGTAAAGGGCTAATGTTAAATATAATTGTGGAAGAAAAATAAACTCTATGCACATTCTGgtctgataaaaggaagtacttcttcacacagcacagtttTAAACTATCAGCACAGCCCTCTTGGTCCTATCTCTGCCCTCCTGCGGTGCCATGTTGGAGACCATCAGATTGCATTTCAAAATCTGGAAAGGAAATTGAGAACAGAATGTGGAACACAGCTtttgggcaggatataaattaaataaagatgCGGTGCCCCTGTGAgaggaccagaagaagcaaggggCGTGTGGGCATCTCTTGCTGCTTTTTAAACTGATTTCACTGtaattgcaatttttttaatgttgtgtttttagtgttgtatttttaaaattatgaaatgctgagagatttcattatattcagtggtttataaatgcaataaataaataagtaaataaatcccgCCCCTCATAGCCCGGCCAAACACTTG
This window of the Elgaria multicarinata webbii isolate HBS135686 ecotype San Diego chromosome 3, rElgMul1.1.pri, whole genome shotgun sequence genome carries:
- the LOC134393920 gene encoding olfactory receptor 13H1-like, with the protein product MATSNGTMVTEFILIGFSEYPRAQAVFFWFLLVVYLISFLGNSLLIILSIADPQLHTPMYFFLCVLSSIDLLLTNNVLPEILVNCFIHRPTISLHRCLSQMYIGLLLVVTECIVLAIMAYDRLAAICQPLYYMQIMSWRLCIGLVAASLTLSLLTTLINALLQPTDFCGRHIINHFGCELQSFLKLACSDTHTSELFMHISSVFILIPPFGFIVVTYGRIGLAVLRIRSTQGRRKALSTCSSHLAVVTIFYGTIMIMYLRPQGKFVSEKDKVISLMYGALTPMLNPLIYSLRNKDLFLYQYYGAILHASEDHALVEESLGNLLQSLLTKPSDKETV